The genome window CCAGGAAGACCCACGCGTCGCTCCTGTTGAAGATCCGGGCCTCCTTCCGGGCCAGGATTCGGGCGACGGCCCCGCTTATACCCAAAAACTGCCGCAAATCCCGTGAAACGGGTAGCGTAGCCGTTCCGATGAAACTAGCCTGATGCGGCTGGTTTCGAAGGAATAAGTCAAACGCGCCCGCTCACGAAGCGGGCGCGCTCGTATAGGGTGATTGGCATGAACCGCGCAGATCAGGCTCCCGAACCGTCGATGGAGGAGATTCTCGCCTCCATCCGCTCGATTATCGCCGACGACGGCAAACCGTCCGCGGCCGAGAGCGCGCGCGCCGCACCAGCCGGATCTCCCGCAGCGCCCGTCGAGGAGGATGTTCTCGACCTCACCGAGGAACTCGTCTTTCCGGTGGAAAGGGCGGCGGCTTCGACGCCTCCCGTCTCGTCCGCGCCAGAGCAGCCTGCGTTGAACCGGGCTCGATTTGACGCACAGCCCGCCGCGTCTGATTTGCGGCACGGCGCTGTTGAGCCGAATTGCCAGGCGGCAGAGCGGGCGGAACCGGAACCCGCAGCACACGCCGTCGCATCCCCGCAGGAAGCGCACTCTGGCGCTCGGGCCGCGAGCGCGCAGGCCATGCCGCCCATGGAGCGCGTCGCCGCGCATCTCGAAACGTCGCAGCCTGAAGCACCTCGCCAGGAAACCTATCGCCCCGAAACACCCCGTACCGAAGCCGATCCGCGCGAAGCTCAGCCGCGCCCGGCGCAGGCGACACCGCGCTCGATCTGGTCGCGACGCGAAATGCCCGGCTCGCCAGCGCCCGCTCCCGCCTCGCCCGTGACGCCGCGCGCCGCCGCGGAGCCTCCCGCGAGGCCGCAGAAGCGCTGGGCCGAAGACATCCATATGCCCATTCCTGCCGGAGGTCCGGTGCCGCTCATTCCGCAAGACATCCAACCGCGCGTCGAGGAGGCGGCAAAGCTTCAGACCGTCACCGCGCCGGAACACGAGGCAACCGCTGCAGAGCCGGAAGATTCGGCGATGGCCATGCTGGCCGAACGGCTCGCCCGCGACGCCGTCAGCGCGATGGACGCCGAGGAACTCACGCAGGCCAGCGAAGTCGATTTCGCGGCGCTGGAGGACGAACGGAAGGCCGAAGTGACCGAAAGCTTCGCCAGCGCCATCGAGCGCCAGAGCGAGGGCAATTCGGGCCAGCCGCTTCCGAGCTTGCTGGACGAGGTGTTGCGCCACGATTTCCGCCGCGATGCGGACGAAGACGAGGACGACGAGACGGAGGCCAGCGACGCCGCCGCTGTTTCCGAGCCCGAGATTGCGCACGACGCCCCGGAGGAGGCCGAAGACGCTTCGGTCTACGCACCGACCGAGGCTGTTGACACGACTCCGGTGGAGGAGCCGGAAGCCGAGCAACCGGTCTTCGAGACGGAGCATTTCCGCGAGATTGAAGAGGCCCGCTCCGAGGATCTCCCCTCGGAAGAAGCGCAGGCCGACGAAGCCGCGACCGACGAGCCGAGCGTCGAGCAAGATCATTTCGAACAGGAGTTTGAGCCGCGTTTCGAGGCCCCCGTGGAGCGCGGTCCGCGACCGGATTTCGCGCCATGGCTGGTGGCGTCGCCGGTGCATGACGAGCCTGCTTCGGCTTTTCTGGCGTCCGAGCCGGAAGCGGAACGGGAACCGGAGCCCGCGCGCGAAGAGGTGGAGCTGCCGCTTGCGCAGGCCCGCTTCATCGGCGCCGAGCCGTCTTCCTATACGCAGCAACTTGTCACTGAGCCGTCGCCATACGCGCCGCAGGTCGTCGCCGCGCAAGCGCCAGCCCCCGCTCCCGCGCCGTCTCAGGCCACGGCAGTTCCGCCTGCCGCAACGGGGCCGCTCGAAGCCGCCGTTCGCGAGATGCTGCGTCCGATGCTGGTGCAGTGGCTCAACGAGAACATGCCGCGCATCCTCGAAAGCGCCATCCGCGAGGAAATCGCGTCGCGCGGCGTCTTGCCGAAACCGGACGATCAGGTATAGGCGAGCGCTGGCTCGCCTTCGCTTGCATCCTCGCGGCTTTCAGTCTGCGATGCACAAGGTAACCCGGCGCGGCCCGCATTAGCGGTTGCCGCGCGCTTGTCGTTTTTCTACATCTACCGGACCTTCAAGCTCATTCAAGTCAGGCGCTCACGCCAATGTTGGAAAAAACTTACGATCACGCCGCCATCGAACCGCGCATGTCCAAAGCATGGGAGGACGCTGAAGCCTTCCGCGCCGGGAAAGCGCTCGAAGTCAATCCGAAGGCGGAGCCGTATTCGATCGTTATTCCGCCGCCGAACGTGACGGGCTCGCTGCATATGGGCCACGCGCTGAACAACACGCTTCAGGACGTGCTCGCGCGGTTCTACCGCATGCGCGGCCGCGACGTGCTGTGGCAGCCGGGCACCGATCACGCGGGCATCGCGACGCAAAGCCTCGTCGAGCGCCAGTTGGCGGAGAAGCAGGAGCCGTCGCGCCGCGACCTCGGCCGCGAGGAATTTCTGCGCCGCGTCTGGGCGTGGAAGGAGCACTCCGGCGGCACCATCGTCAACCAGCTGAAGCGGCTTGGCGCATCGTGCGACTGGTCGCGCGAGCGCTTCACCATGGACGAAGGGCTGTCGCGCGCCGTCGTCAAGGTGTTCGTCGACCTCTACAATGATGGCCTGATCTACAAGGACAAGCGGCTCGTCAATTGGGATCCGAAGCTGCAAACCGCGATCTCCGATCTTGAGGTGATCCCGGTCGAGACGAAGGGGCATCTCTGGTATTTCAAATATCCGATCAAGGACGCGGAAAACCTCGAACGGAAGTTCGTGGTCGTCGCCACGACGCGCCCCGAGACGATGCTCGGCGATACGGCCGTTGCGGTGAACCCCGAGGATGAGCGCTGGAAGCCCTATATCGGCAAGACGGTGATCCTGCCGCTGGTGGGTCGCGAAATCCCGATTGTCGCCGACGAGCACGCCGACCCGGAACAAGGTTCCGGCGCGGTGAAGATCACGCCTGCGCACGATTTCAACGACTTCGAGGTGGGCCGTCGCCACGACCTGCCGCTGATCAACATCTTCACGCCGACGGGGACGCTCAACGACGAGGTGCCGGAGGCTTATCGCGGTCTCGACCGCTTCGAGGCGCGCAAACGCATCGTCGCCGACCTCGAAGCGCTGGAACTCGTCGAGAAGATCGAGCCGCACGCGCTGAAGGTTCCCTATGGCGACCGCTCGAACGTCGTCATCGAGCCGTATCTGACCGACCAGTGGTATGTCGACGCGAAGACGCTGGCTCAGCCCGCGCTCGCCGCCGTCCGCGAGGGCAAGACGCGCTTCGTGCCGGAGAACTGGCGCACGGTCTATTTCCAGTGGCTCGACAACATTCAGCCGTGGTGTATTTCGCGCCAGCTTTGGTGGGGGCATCAGATCCCGGCCTGGTATCACCCGGTTTGGGACCTGAGTTTCCCGATGCCGTCTTGGGTCGGCAACGAGATTGCCGTGGCTTCGACCGAGGAGGAAGCTATCAGGCTTGCTTATGATTATTACACAAAGCACGCTGAGCCGCTCGGTCTCCAGCTTGACAAGTTGAAGATTGAAGTCGTTCCCGAAATGCCTAACGGGTCATGGATCGAAATTGTCCGCGAGATCCGCGAGGGCGTTCGGCCAATCCCCTTATGGCGCGACGAAGACGTGCTCGACACATGGTTTTCGTCCGGCTTGTGGCCGTTCTCGACGCTTGGCTGGCCCGACGAAACGCCGGAACTCGCGCGCTATTACCCGACATCGGTGCTCGTCACAGGCTTCGACATCATCTTCTTCTGGGTCGCCCGCATGATGATGCTGGGCCTGCACTTCAAGAAGGAGGTGCCGTTCCGCGATGTGTACATTCACGCGCTCGTCCGCGACGAGAAGGGCGCAAAGATGTCGAAGTCGAAGGGCAACGTCGTCGATCCGCTGAGCGTCATGGACAATTACGGCGCCGACGCGCTGCGCTTTACCATGGCGGCGATGGCGGCGCAGGGCCGCGACGTGAAGCTCTCCATGCAGCGCATCGAGGGCTACCGCAACTTCGCGACGAAGCTCTGGAACGCCGCTCGCTTCTGCGAGATGAACGGCTGCGTGCGGAAAGAGGGCTTCGACCCGGCCGCCGTAAAGCTCACGCTCAACCGCTGGATCTATGCGGAGGCGCAGGCCACGGCAGCCGCCGTCACCGAAGCCATCGAGGCATACCGCTTCAACGACGCAGCGGGCGCGGTCTATCGCTTCGTGTGGAACCGCTTCTGCGATTGGTATCTCGAATTCGCCAAGCCCGTGTTCATGGGCGAGGACGAAGCCGCGAAGGCCGAAACGCAGGCGATGGCGGCCTGGGCGCTCGACGAGATCTTGAAGCTTCTGCATCCGTTCATGCCCTTCGTCACCGAGGAACTCTGGACGGTGACGGGCGAAGAGGGCCCCGCGCGCGAATCGCTGCTGGCGCTCGCCTCGTGGCCAGTGCCTGCGAAGGATACGGACGCAAAGGCGCTCGCCGAAATCGATTGGGTGATCGACCTCATCAGCGAAATTCGCTCGTTACGCTCCGAAATGAATGTGCCGCCCGCGACGCTCCTGCCGCTGACGCTCACCGGCGCGACGGACGACACGAAGGCGCGCGCGGCCCGCTACGAGGCGTTCCTCAAGCGCATGGCGCGGATTTCGGACATCGGCTTCGCGGATGTACCGCCGCAAGGCTCCGCGCAGTTCGTGCTCGGCGAGGCGACCATGGCGCTGGCGCTGGCGGGCGTGATCGACATCGCGGCGGAGCGGGAGCGGCTGAAGAAGGAGATCGGCAAGCACGAGTCGGAGATCACCAAGATCGACGCGCGCTTCGCGAACGAGCAGTTCGTGGCGAAAGCGGCCGAAGAAGTGTTGGAGGATAACCGCGAGCGCCGCGCCGAGGCCGAAGCCGCCGCCGAGCGGCTCAAGGCGGCGCTTCAGCGGCTTGCCAACGTCGCCTGACGCGAGCGGCCGCGCGGGGCGCGCCATCGACGGTGCCGCCCGCTTGCGTCCTGAGGCGAATACTTGTGGCTTCGCAAATCTTCGCTTCTCGCCGTGCGCGGCCCGGAGCGGCTGTAGCGTTTTGCCGACATTTTCTGTCGCGCGCGCTGTCCGACTCGTGTCGGCGCATTCGAGTCGCGCCCGGCCGCGCAGAAAGATTGCGCCTCCCGGCTTCTGGATGGCGAACGAGGCCGGAGCGGCGGTGCGCTTGCATCAAGGCTCCGTTGCGGTTTGGTCAGGGCTCGGCGGACGGAAGCCCCGTTTCGCCCCTTTTCGTTGGCTTAAGTTTATCCGCGAAGAAAAAGCTGACTGAACAGGATGCGGCGTTCGCATTTTTATGACTGTTAAGCCGCCGCACATAGGTGTATGGGGTGCCGCGCCCTTCGCCCGAAGGGATCGGGTAGCGCGCCGTCAGCAGACGACGTCAATCGAACAGAATTCGCGGGAACCGCTCGGCACAAACCGCCTGGAAACAAGATTTCCCGGCACGGTGTTCGCGCGGTCGGAAACCAATGCAGAAGAAACCTTTCTACAAGATACTTTATGTCCAGGTTTTGATCGCCGTCGCCATCGGCATTTTGCTTGGTTACTTTTACCCCAATCTCGGCGCTTCGATGAAGCCGTTCGGCGACGCCTTCATCAGGCTGGTGAAGATGATCATCGCGCCGGTGATTTTCTGTACCGTGGTCGTGGGTATCGCCCAAATGGGCGACGTGAAGCGCGTTGGGCGCGTCGGCGGCAAGGCGCTCATCTACTTCGAAGTGGTGTCGACCTTCGCGCTGGTTCTCGGCTTGATCGTCGCGCGCACCGTCCAGCCGGGCGCCGGCTTCGATGTCAATGTGCAGTCGCTCGACACGAAAGCCGTGACTTCGATCACGTCGCAGTCCAGCCACACCTCGGTCGTCGACTTCCTCATCCACATCATCCCCGACACGATCTTCTCGGCGCTGACGAGCGGCGAAATCCTTCAGGTGCTCTTCATCTCGATCCTGACGGGCTTCGCGCTGAGCGCCATGGGCAAGGATGGCGAGCCGGTTCTGAACGGCATTCGCCTCGTGGAACGCCTCGTATTCAGCATCGTCGGCATGATCATGCGCTTTGCGCCCGTCGGCGCGTTCGGCGCGA of Rhodomicrobium vannielii ATCC 17100 contains these proteins:
- a CDS encoding DUF2497 domain-containing protein; the encoded protein is MNRADQAPEPSMEEILASIRSIIADDGKPSAAESARAAPAGSPAAPVEEDVLDLTEELVFPVERAAASTPPVSSAPEQPALNRARFDAQPAASDLRHGAVEPNCQAAERAEPEPAAHAVASPQEAHSGARAASAQAMPPMERVAAHLETSQPEAPRQETYRPETPRTEADPREAQPRPAQATPRSIWSRREMPGSPAPAPASPVTPRAAAEPPARPQKRWAEDIHMPIPAGGPVPLIPQDIQPRVEEAAKLQTVTAPEHEATAAEPEDSAMAMLAERLARDAVSAMDAEELTQASEVDFAALEDERKAEVTESFASAIERQSEGNSGQPLPSLLDEVLRHDFRRDADEDEDDETEASDAAAVSEPEIAHDAPEEAEDASVYAPTEAVDTTPVEEPEAEQPVFETEHFREIEEARSEDLPSEEAQADEAATDEPSVEQDHFEQEFEPRFEAPVERGPRPDFAPWLVASPVHDEPASAFLASEPEAEREPEPAREEVELPLAQARFIGAEPSSYTQQLVTEPSPYAPQVVAAQAPAPAPAPSQATAVPPAATGPLEAAVREMLRPMLVQWLNENMPRILESAIREEIASRGVLPKPDDQV
- a CDS encoding valine--tRNA ligase; the encoded protein is MLEKTYDHAAIEPRMSKAWEDAEAFRAGKALEVNPKAEPYSIVIPPPNVTGSLHMGHALNNTLQDVLARFYRMRGRDVLWQPGTDHAGIATQSLVERQLAEKQEPSRRDLGREEFLRRVWAWKEHSGGTIVNQLKRLGASCDWSRERFTMDEGLSRAVVKVFVDLYNDGLIYKDKRLVNWDPKLQTAISDLEVIPVETKGHLWYFKYPIKDAENLERKFVVVATTRPETMLGDTAVAVNPEDERWKPYIGKTVILPLVGREIPIVADEHADPEQGSGAVKITPAHDFNDFEVGRRHDLPLINIFTPTGTLNDEVPEAYRGLDRFEARKRIVADLEALELVEKIEPHALKVPYGDRSNVVIEPYLTDQWYVDAKTLAQPALAAVREGKTRFVPENWRTVYFQWLDNIQPWCISRQLWWGHQIPAWYHPVWDLSFPMPSWVGNEIAVASTEEEAIRLAYDYYTKHAEPLGLQLDKLKIEVVPEMPNGSWIEIVREIREGVRPIPLWRDEDVLDTWFSSGLWPFSTLGWPDETPELARYYPTSVLVTGFDIIFFWVARMMMLGLHFKKEVPFRDVYIHALVRDEKGAKMSKSKGNVVDPLSVMDNYGADALRFTMAAMAAQGRDVKLSMQRIEGYRNFATKLWNAARFCEMNGCVRKEGFDPAAVKLTLNRWIYAEAQATAAAVTEAIEAYRFNDAAGAVYRFVWNRFCDWYLEFAKPVFMGEDEAAKAETQAMAAWALDEILKLLHPFMPFVTEELWTVTGEEGPARESLLALASWPVPAKDTDAKALAEIDWVIDLISEIRSLRSEMNVPPATLLPLTLTGATDDTKARAARYEAFLKRMARISDIGFADVPPQGSAQFVLGEATMALALAGVIDIAAERERLKKEIGKHESEITKIDARFANEQFVAKAAEEVLEDNRERRAEAEAAAERLKAALQRLANVA